A genomic region of Zea mays cultivar B73 chromosome 6, Zm-B73-REFERENCE-NAM-5.0, whole genome shotgun sequence contains the following coding sequences:
- the LOC100282984 gene encoding uncharacterized protein LOC100282984 codes for MMHAKSESDVTSLAASSPPRSPKRGGGAAGNGGYYVQSPSRESHDGGYKSSSMQPTPVYNSPNESPSHPSYGRHSRSSSVSRFSGNLRKGAAGDRKVLNDKGWPECNVIEEEGPYEDLAGDSGLSRRCQIILGFLTFVLLFTVFCLIIWGAARPYEPEVIVKSLVMDDFYAGEGTDHSGVPTKLVTTNCSLHIAVYNPATMFGIHVTSGPIHLMYSEIPIAVGQVRRYYQPRKSHRMVTAVIHGEKVPLYGAGGSLMLSTSTGGAVPLTLDLDLTSRGYVIGKLVRVTHKVHVTCPVVVDAKKTKPVRFSKKACAVYRA; via the exons ATGATGCACGCCAAGTCGGAGTCGGACGTGACGAGCCTGGCGGCGTCGTCGCCGCCTCGGTCGCCGAAGCGGGGCGGCGGCGCCGCCGGCAACGGCGGCTACTACGTGCAGAGCCCGTCGCGGGAGTCGCACGACGGCGGCTACAAGTCCTCGTCGATGCAGCCCACGCCGGTCTACAACAGCCCCAACGAGTCGCCGTCGCACCCCTCCTACGGCCGCCACTCCCGCTCCTCCTCCGTCAGCCGCTTCTCCGGCAACCTCCGCAAGGGCGCCGCCGGGGACCGCAAGGTGCTCAACGACAAGGGGTGGCCCGAGTGCAACGTCATCGAGGAGGAGGGCCCGTACGAGGACCTCGCCGGCGATAGCGGCCTCTCCCGCCGCTGCCAGATCATACTCGGCTTCCTCACCTTCGTCCTCCTCTTCACCGTCTTCTGCCTCATCATCTGGGGCGCCGCCCGGCCGTACGAGCCCGAGGTCATCGTCAAG AGCTTGGTGATGGACGACTTCTACGCGGGTGAAGGCACGGACCACAGCGGCGTTCCAACAAAATTGGTCACAACAAACTGCTCTCTGCACATAGCTGTCTACAACCCTGCCACAATGTTTGGAATTCATGTCACTTCTGGCCCCATCCACCTGATGTATTCAGAGATCCCAATAGCAGTCGGTCAG GTTCGGAGGTATTACCAGCCGAGGAAGAGCCACCGGATGGTGACGGCGGTCATCCACGGCGAGAAGGTGCCGCTGTACGGCGCCGGGGGCAGCCTGATGCTGTCGACAAGCACGGGCGGGGCGGTGCCCCTGACGCTGGACTTGGACCTGACCTCGCGGGGCTACGTGATCGGCAAGCTCGTGCGGGTGACGCACAAGGTGCACGTGACGTGCCCCGTCGTCGTGGACGCCAAGAAGACCAAGCCCGTCAGGTTCTCCAAGAAGGCCTGCGCCGTGTACAGGGCCTGA
- the LOC100191199 gene encoding putative serine/threonine protein phosphatase superfamily protein, translating to MDEAAIDDLIRRLLEARGGRTPRNAQVTDAEIRRLCATAKDVFLSQPNLLELEAPIKICGDVHGQYSDLLRLFEYGGYPPDANYLFLGDYVDRGKQSIETICLLLAYKIKYPENFFLLRGNHECASINRIYGFFDECKRRFNVRIWKIFTECFNCLPVAALIDDKIFCMHGGLSPELKNMDQIRNISRPVDVPDVGLLCDLLWSDPDKEIVGWGENDRGVSYTFGADIVAEFLQKHDLDLICRAHQVVEDGYEFFANRQLVTIFSAPNYCGEFDNAGALMSIDDSLVCSFQILKPSEKKRKAGAENMPKPGTPPRKIKISVTRI from the exons ATGGACGAGGCGGCGATTGACGACTTGATCCGGCGGCTCCTCGAGGCCCGCGGCGGGCGCACCCCGCGCAACGCGCAGGTGACTGACGCCGAGATCCGGCGCCTCTGCGCCACCGCCAAGGACGTTTTCCTCTCCCAGCCCAACCTCCTGGAGCTCGAGGCCCCCATTAAGATATGCG GGGATGTCCATGGCCAGTATTCAGACCTCCTTCGATTATTTGAGTATGGTGGCTATCCACCAGATGCAAATTATCTGTTCCTGGGTGACTATGTTGATCGGGGGAAACAGAGCATAGAAACAATATGCCTTCTCTTGGCGTACAAGATAAAGTACCCAGAAAACTTCTTTCTTCTCAGGGGAAACCATGAATGTGCCTCGATCAACCGGATATATGGGTTTTTTGATGAGTGTAAGAGGAGATTCAATGTGCGTATCTGGAAGATATTCACTGAGTGTTTTAACTGCCTCCCAGTGGCTGCACTTATTGACGATAAGATCTTTTGCATGCATGGGGGGTTGTCTCCTGAGCTAAAGAACATGGATCAAATACGTAACATTTCTCGTCCTGTGGATGTTCCTGACGTTGGTCTTCTATGTGATCTGTTATGGTCGGACCCTGATAAAGAGATTGTTGGGTGGGGTGAGAATGACAGGGGTGTTTCCTACACCTTTGGAGCTGACATAGTTGCTGAGTTTCTTCAGAAACATGATCTAGATTTGATCTGCAGGGCTCACCAG GTCGTAGAGGATGGCTATGAGTTTTTCGCAAATCGCCAGCTTGTAACAATATTCTCAGCACCGAACTACTGTGGAGAGTTTGACAATGCTGGTGCACTGATGAGCATCGACGACTCCCTAGTATGCTCGTTCCAGATACTCAAGCCTtctgaaaagaaaagaaaagcaggaGCTGAGAACATGCCAAAGCCCGGTACACCTCCCAGGAAGATAAAAATAAGTGTTACCCGCATTTAG